GCGCAGGGATATAAACACTATTATTCTTCGGAGTACGGGACCTTCAGGCCCATCCTTCCTAACGGCAAGTTTTTAAGCCCGTTTAACCCATTGATGGGCGCCAATTTTGAACCCAACCATGGTTTCCATGAAGGTAATGCTTGGAACTACAGTTTTGCCATACCATTTGATATCCCCGGTTTGGTGAAATTGTCGGGCGGAAAGCAAAAATTTGTAGATAGACTACAGGCAACTTTTGATAAAGGGTATTTTGATGTTACCAACGAACCAGATATGCTGTATCCACATGTGTTTTCTGAAATAAAAGGAGAAGAATGGCGTACCCAAAAGCTAGTCAAAGAAATTTTAGAAAAGCATTTTACCAATAGTCCCGGAGGTATACCAGGAAATGATGATACAGGTACAATGTCCACATGGGCTTTAATGAACATGATTGGAATCTATCCTTTTTGTCCAGGTAGACCAGATTATACTATTGTGACACCTGTATTCGACAAAGTGACCATCCAACTCGATAAGAAATATTATCCAAACGGAGACAAAGTGACGATAAGGCGTCAAAAAGCGGGTGTCGGTGATTATATCAAAAAGATCGTTATCGATGGAAAACCATTCAATGGATTTAAAATCAACCATCAGACTTTGGTCAATAGCAAGGATATCCTAATCGTAACTGGAAATAGATAATTAGGCAACTAAATTGAAAAACTGATCTACACGATGAAATATATTAATTATGCGGTCTGTGCAGGCCTTTTGTCCTTAATTGGTTGCGCTTCGCTAAAAAACTCCGATGAGACTTCTTATGTAGGATATGTAAATCCTTTTATCGGAACGGATTTTACGGGCAATACATATCCGGGAGCACAGTCGCCTTTTGGAATGGTACAGCTCAGTCCAGATAATGGACTACCAGGCTGGGACCGTATTTCCGGATACTTTTATCCTGACAGTACGATTTCTGGCTTTAGCCATACACATTTAAGTGGAACGGGGGCCGGCGACTTGTACGACATATCTTTTATGCCGGTTACCTTACCTTATCATGAAGCCCCGGCTCCATTAGGTATACATTCCAAATTTTCGCATAAGGACGAAAAGGCTCATGCTGGATACTATCAGGTAAAACTTACAGATTACGATATAAATGTAGAGCTGACAGCAACGGCGCGCTGCGGGATTCAACGTTATACGTTTCCAAAAGCCGAGTCTGCTGTATTTTTAGACTTAAAGAAAGCAATGAATTGGGATGCTACAACAGATTCATACATTGAAGTGGTTGATTCTGTCACTATCCGTGGTTATCGTTTTTCGGAGGGCTGGGCAAGAGGCCAACGCGTTTATTTTGAAACTCGGTTTTCCAAGCCTTTTACAGCTGTTCATATTGATAGTTCAGCAATTTTATCCAGCGCAGATACAACGGCGAAGAATGCAAAACGAATCGGTACAGCATTTAAAGCACGTTTTGATTTCAAGACAGCAGCTGGCGAACAATTGACTTTAAGTACGGCCCTTTCGGGTGTGAGTATGGAAGGCGCTTCCAAGAACTTAAAAGCAGAGGCTCCAAAAGATGACTTTGATTATTATTTGAAGGAGGCAGAGCACAATTGGAATCATGAACTGGGAAGGATAGCTATCGAAACCAAAGACAAAGAGGAGGAAGTTAAGTTCTATACAGCACTATATCATTCGATGCTGGCACCGACAATTTTCAGTGATGTTGATGGTGCTTATATGGGGGCTGACAGGAAGGTGCATCAGGCCGAAGGTTGGACCAATTATAGTACGTTCTCACTTTGGGATACCTATAGGGCTTCACATCCATTATTTACCTATATAGACCCTAGTCGAGTAAATGATATGATTAAGTCATTCATTGCCTTTTATGAACAGCATGGCCGATTACCGGTATGGAATATCTATGGGAGTGAAACGGATATGATGATTGGCAATCATGCCATTCCCGTCATTGTAGATGCCTATTTAAAAGGAATCGGTGATTTTGATGCATCAATAGCGTTAGAAGCCTGTGTTGCCACAGCTAATATTGATAATTACCGGGGTATAGGTCTTTATAAAAAATTGGGCTATGTGCCCTATGATGTCAAAGATGAATACAATGCCGAAAACTGGTCCTTATCACGAACACTTGAATATGCCTATGACGATCATTGTATCGCAATGATGGCCGATAAGATGGGAAGGAAAGATATTGCAGGAGCGTTTTTTGCGAGAGCTCAAAATTATAAAAATGTGTATAATCCGGCTACTTCATTTATGCAACCTCGCGATAGCCATGGTAAATTTATTAACCCGTTTGATGCGGAGGAATATAGTGCACATATCTGTGAAAGTAATGCATGGCAATATTTTTGGTCTGTACAACATGATATCCCTGGATTGATTAAACTTGTTGGTGGGCAAGAGCGCTTTGGACAGAAGCTAGATAGCATGTTTACATTTCATCCTTCCGACACCAGCAAGCTGCCAATTTTTAGTACAGGAATGATTGGGCAGTATGCACATGGTAACGAGCCGAGCCATCATGCACTCTATTTGTTTAATGCGGTTGGACAACCTTGGAAAACGCAGCAATATGCAGCCGAGGTAATGAACAAACTTTACTTGAATACACCTTCGGGATTAAGTGGAAATGATGACTGCGGACAGATGTCGGCTTGGTATGTATTCAGCTCATTGGGATTTTATCCTGTAGATCCCATAAGTGGAAAATACGAAATCGGTACACCTTTATTTGAAAAAGCTGAATTGAAGTTGTCCAATGGAAAGAAATTTACCGTGAAAGCTAACCATGTCAGTAAAGCCAATATTTATATCCAAGCCATTACGATTGATGGTAAGCCTCTTGAAACAAGTTATATCACACACGAACAAATTATGTCCGGAGCGACATTGGTGCTAGAAATGGGCGAAAAACCGGGACCGATATGGTACAAAAATAAATAGGATCTATAAGTATATGGAGATTCATATGTGAAGCTCCCAAATAATTAAGAGAAGCCTCCAAATGAATAGTAATCGATTTGGGGGCTTTTATTTTGTTGGCAGAATCAAGTTTTTGTAGAAGTATGTCGTGCTACACAATGTTCCATTCGGGAAGAGCGCATAATTTGGGATATCGCCGACTTTTGTCCAGCCACATTTTTGATACATAATATAAGCCGGGCTATCGGTTACAGTATCTAGTACCAATAGTGTTTTATTTAGATCAATGGCTATGTTTTCAATGTGTTGAAGTAAATTTTGTGCAATGCCCATTCTTCGAAAATCAGTATGGACTAACATTTTGGCGACATCTGCACGATGCGTTTGATTTGAGGGGAGGTCGATTTGCAGTTGAACAGTTCCAGCGATTCGATGCGTAAAAGCATCTCTTGCAATAATCAATATTGTTTTCTGTTGTTTGACCTTGTTCAGTACTTCAGTCCAAAATCTTTTTGCCTGCTCAACTGTTAGATCTTCCATAAAGCCTACAGAGGCACCTCCTTGGACAATATTAAAAGTCAGGTCTACTAGTTCAGCAAGTAAGGCAATGCTAGATTCGTTGACTTCTTCAACGACAAAATCTGTATTGGAAATAGGTGAGGAACTCATGTGTTTGATTGCGGATGAGATATAGAAAAGGAATTGATCGCTATGTTATGTAAGAAAAGACATTCTGCTAATGATCGGCTTGGCTCTTCTGGTGAGAATTATAGTTAAGAATCGTTACTCGTTGCGGGTGAATGCATAATAGATGACGTATAACCAACCGAGTATCCCATGAATTAAAGCCCATAGTATGGATTTATTGCGATCCCATGAGGTGACAACGGCAATGACAGAACCGAGCCCAATACCCGATTGGGTGATCGTCTGTGTCGTTGATTTACTTATCTCTTGGCCAAATACAATATCCGAGATGAAAAGAAAGAATATGAATAATGAGAGGTGTTTCATGATGGCTTTATTGAGCTCCTCTTATTTTGAGTTCTTCATTGATTTCTTTTATTCTTTTAAAATTGAGAATAACAATAGGAGATAAGGCGAAGGGAATCGCCATTAGTGCGCTGAATCCTTTGTTAATTGAGGTATATATCCCCATGCCTAATAGGATAAAGAGCATGGTGGTGAGCATCCATGTAATTACCAGCGCATTTTTTTTGTTGGTTTGAAGCTCTTCGTCAGTCATTCCGTTTAAAGGTCTGTTATTCATATTTCGGTGGTTTATAGTCTCTAAGTTCCGCAATTCTTTTTAAGAAACAAAGAATTTTGACTTAAATGATGTGTAAATCTTGTTAAATATAGCGTTTTTATTGTTTTTTGTTAATAAGGATTGATTAAATGATAAAAATAATAGGTTTCACGGTACTTTTTTCTTAAATATTACAGCATAAGATGATTTTTGTAGACTCCTTTTTAAAAGAATAGCTTTTTCATCTTTCAGAGAAATAAATAGTTTGTGCAAAGTAAGGATAAGCGTATTGCTTTTTAGCGATCAGGTTGTACAGAAAATAACGAATCTTAAAACAACAACCACGAATATTAAACGAGACGGATACACTGATTTAAAAAGCTGTTATTTGTAAAAAAAATAAGAAATGAGAATGCTAGCTTTAATCTTTATGCTATTTACCATGTGTTCCTGTAGGGGTAATTTGGAATTGGGGTACAACGAGAAAATGGCTAAGCTCTTTCATAGTTGTCGGGAGAAATTAGATGAAAGCTATGGGAAATTGCTGGAAGGGGAATATGATGTCGATCAATCACATTATTCATATCACATGAAATTGAATGAGGCACGTGGTTTGAGTAGTTACATCAAAGGACTAAAATGCGAGGCCTCTCAATTGAAACACAGTAAAACTGCTGAAAGTTTCCACATCGCTACAGTTGATTATATGACAGAGATCGTTGATGGATATGGTGTTTTATTAATTAAATATATTAATGAACAGAAAAAGGGAGCCCGGAAAAGTCTGATGCGGGAGATTACTGATGAAAAGGAGAAAATTGCAGCCTTAGCTGAGTCGTGTTTAGGACATCAAATAGCCTTCATGAATCAAGCTGGAATAAAAGTAGATAGTGAAATAGGAAAGTAGTTGAAATATATTTTAATTTTATAACGATGTTAATACGAAAAAATATGTGGTATTTGCTTATCATTTTACCTATGATGGCATTGTCCTGTAAGAGCAAAATAGCTGCGCGTCAGTCAATACCTCCGTATTCATTAGCTGATACAGCGAAGCCAGATTGGTATCGCGAATACTATGGTCGGGTTGTAATGATCGACAATGATTTTGTAACGCAGAAAGATGGCAATTATTTGGTAGATCTTCCTTTGCAGATCGTTCCAGATTCCACTTACGTTTTCTTTTTGAGTACTAAAATTCCAGTGGAATTACTAAAAAAATCCAATGAATTCTATCCCGATCTTCAACATTTTGTACTGATTGTTCCCGATTGGAAGTTTTATAGTGAAGTCGCCGAAGAAGCTTCGAAAAATGGGATGTGTATAGAACCTGCGACAACCAATTTTTATTATTCCATAAAAAGAGAGGATGGTACGGTTAAAGTCGACAGTCTCCGGCTTTCTGGTCTTGATAATCCTAGATTAGATTTTGTTAAACCAATTTCGCCCAAAGGCATGCTTACAATTTATCGAAGAGACAGTTACGGATCGGTTTGTTGTCCGCGTGACCCGAAATGGGATAATGCAGACAAGGATGAGCTTTTCCTACGTGATTTTGAACACCGCAGTCACCTGAAAGTGACTAAAGGGCGGTATGTGCAGATGGAAGGTAAAGAAGGCGAAAAAAGTATCTATTATACCTTACCGGGATTATCTTCAGCACAGCGATTGGAGTTTTTAGCAGATAAATATGCGCAATGGATTGTCAATAAGGATACGGGGACAAGGACGATTATGCCACAGTTATTTGCACCACAAATTATACCGATGGTAACCGAGGGCTTTAACAAAATGAAAGAATTACCATAAAGTTAAAAATAGTGCGATTTGGTTCTTTCCAGAACAGTATGTTGTTTTTTTTGATGGAGATAAAGCTATTCTGTTAGCTTTATCTCGAACATTTTATCCCAGTTTTTACCGGTAATAAAGAAGGTGTTTGATCTTTTATTGTAAGCGATACCATTTAGTACATCTAAATCCACATGCTGTGTTACATGCTCACGTAATTTGGATAGATCGACTAAAGCCTCCACTGTACCTGTTTTAGGGTCTATTCGTCCAATGACATCCTCCATAAAGAAATTTGCATAGATTTTCCCTTTTACCCATTCCATTTCATTGATTTGATCCACCATGGCCGTGTTCGTTGCAGCACGGATATAATCCACTTTTGAGAAATCATTTGGATGAAGTGTATAGATATAATCAGAACCATTGGACATGAATAAGTTTTTACCGTCAGAAGTTAAGCCCCAACCTTCCATTGGCTGAAAGTAAGGAAGTGTCTTAATAACAGAAAGACTGTTTATATCGTAGAGGTAGGCTAGATTGTTTTTATAGGTTAATTGATATAATTTTCCATTTAGGACGGTAGCACCTTCGCCAAAAATTGAATCATCCAATTCATTTTTTTTGATTGGCAGACCCGTTTTAGGATTAACAATACGGATACTCGATTTACCCTTATTTCCACTTGGACCAACCCCGTTTCCAGTACTTTCGATCAAATTATCACCGTAAAACTCCAGTCCTTGTGTGAAAGCTTTGGCATCATGTGGGTAAATATTTACAATGCTATAACTTAGCAAAAGTGGAGGGTTAGAGGCGAATAGATCGATGTTGACGGAATTTTCTTCTCGCTTTCCATCACTAAATACGACAGCTTTAATAATTTGCTTGCCAAATTTCTCCTGTTTTAATGAATAATTGAAAGGTTCATTTCCGATGACCTGGCCAATCTTTTTCTCGTTTATAGCGTAAATAACAGAGTCTATTTTGGATGTGTTTTTGCTATTCATCTTTAAAATCAGACTCTCGCCCTGCGTATAGCGCTGTTTAATATTGTCAAAGGTAAATGTTGGATTTTTATCAGCATGTTCGGGCTGAGAACTTAAAGTCGTATTGGTATTGTTGCTTTTATTTCCGGTACAACTGCCCAAAATGGCGCCAATAATAAAACAAATGAGGTGCGATTTTTTTTGCATTGATATAGTGTGCTTGATTAATTATCCGACAATAAACTAGAAAATGAGTCGTTTAAAAATAGCTGTTGCGGTACTCCTCGGTTCTCAAACATAGATAAATTGTTTTTTATATGCAATTCAGTTGCTGATCAATACAAAAAAATAATTCGTTTGTGGAAGAAAAAAATGAACCATTACATGCTGCTCGATTGTTATAAAGGTATGGAAAAATCATATTTTACCGGAACGAGTGGTATCCTTTTGCCTTACAAGAATAAAGGTTACTATCCGGAGGAATTACAGGATAAAAGTCGATTGGCTGTATATAGCTTATTATTTAATTCATTGGAAGTAAACAGTTCTTTTTATAAAATTCCCAGAGAAGAAACAGTTAGAAGATGGTCTGAAGAAACGACCGATGATTTTCATTTTACTTTTAAACTATGGAAGGGAATTACGCACCAAAAAGAACTCAAGTTTGATCCACGGGATGTCGCCAGATTTCTATCTGTTATTGACGCTATCGGTCAAAAGAAAGGGTGCTTGCTTATCCAATTACCACCATCTTTTAAATTTGCTTCTATTGGAATGCTTGTTGAACTGCTGGATTGTATTGCTCAGGACAAGAGAAGTGATGAATGGAAAGTATGTGTAGAATTTAGGGATTCCTCCTGGTATAGGGAAGAAACTTCTTTACTTTTAAAATCCTATGAAATGCATTTGGTTGTTCATGATAAGGATAGGCAAGGTATGCGTCTTCAATATACAGATACAAAAATAATCTATATGCGCTTCCATGGCCCAAATGGCGACTATAAGGGAAGCTATTCGGACAGCCTATTGTTGGAATACAGTACCTATATTAACGAATGGATTGCAGCGGGAAAAGAAGTCTATACTTATTTTAATAATACAATAGGAGCGGCACTTCCTAATCTAAAGACATTAGCCTCGTATATCACTGCGAACAAAATATTTCCGTTTTAAAAAGTGTCTTTTTTTAAAGTACACTGCCACGGATATATTGATTTCCCATATAGCCATCCCAGCCTTCATGTTCACGCATAATCCGCTGATAAGCTGCGGTCAATGCCCGAACCTTCGTAAATAAGGGAATACCTCTCCGGATACAGTCGTGATCGGCGTAAGTTCCAGCACTATCGTACCATTGTAGCCACTCGAGTAATTCTTGTCTTTTCATAAGCGTTAATCTATCGAATAACGTCTTATCTTTTAAGTTCATGAGCTGATAACGCCAATCTGTGCGATGCGATTCCATAGCTAGAATTCTTGGAAGCTGATGCGCTATGATCTGTTTAATAAGAGACTCCATAATCTGAAATTTTAGTTGTTAAAGATGAGTTGTGCGTGTGTATGCGAAAAGGCTTTGTATCTTCTTTTCATGTGGATGCGCAGGATTTCTTTATGGATATACGCGACAGCCTTTAATTTGGAAAGCTGCTGCACGCCATTTTCAATACATTTACGATCGGTATAGTTTCCTTTTGGATCATGCCATTGTAGCCAATCAAGGAGTATTTCTCTTTCTAGATTCTCGAGTCTCTGATGTAAGCCGATTAATTCACTTTCCCGGAGTTGTTCGCGCCAGTCAGACCAGATCGGACCTGACACCATCCCTCGCTTCTCTTTGAATTTATTTTCCATATTTTAAGTCGAATTTGAAGATATAAAATTTGTTAGATGACTAGCTTACTGATAATAGCATTGCCAAGTTTACTTTTCATAAATAACTCAATTTGTTTCAGCAATTCTGGACTTACTTCGGGGACTCTTTCTAAATCTCGTATAAACCACTTCTGAATGACAGGTGTTTGTTTGGAACGTTGGTCAAATTTAACCACTTCAGCCCGTGATGATTTTCCAGCCGGATCGTAGTATGACCACAGTACAATGAAAATTGTATTTGGATCCTCATCGGAATAGGGGGTATGAAAGCGAACGATGTCACCTACGTGTAAATCCTTATTGTCATATGCTGCGCTGTGTTCCATAAAAGCATTGTCTAAAACTGATATTCAAATATACTAAAAATATTAGTATAAAAAAGTTTTTGCTAAAAATTTTATACTTCATCTAAGAGGCTGTTGTTTTTTATAGTTGGAGGCATGTCTTAGTGATTTGTGCTTTTACTTCGATTTTATTGTTTTTATGAATCTGAATTTCAGTTCCTATTTCTTGTGGGTAGAAAAGATGGACAAATATAAAGGGGAACTAGTCGAAGGGAATTTTGTGAAGGCTGCGCATAGATTAATATCTAGGTGAAAAGTAGATGTGTCAGCGCGAGTTTTATGCTTAAGAATTTCACTTGTTGTAACATTTTTTTCAAAATTTCGGTAATTTGACCTTAAAGACATAATATGGCAACTCTACCTTATCAGCTCCCTTATTCCATTGCGGGTCTTTAAAGAGCTGTGCACAAGAGAAATAAAGGTATCCATCTCCGCTGATACCCATAGAATCGGGCCATAGTATTCGGGAGTCCCTTACCAGGGTATTCACATTTCCCTCAGGATTTAAATATTTAATACTATAATCTATTGACGATGTGAGATAAATATTTCCATCAATGTCTGCTAGTAAGCCATGCGTGATTCCGACTTCTCCTTTGTCTTCCACTTTTGCCTCCAATTCTTGATCCGTCAGCCCTGCGTCGGCTAAAAATTCTGTTGCAATACAGTACAAATGGGTTTGATTGATCGGTTTGAAATATAAATATTTAAAGTCGTGACTCAATGCTATGCCATTCACGTTGGAAGAAAAAGGCTTTCCATTTTCACTACGCATTTCAATACCATTATAGCTTAATAATACATCAGGATCAGCCAGCGTAAAACGGCTTCCAGTTAAAGCCTTTCTAGTCTGTCCAGTTTTAAGGTCTAAAATAATGATGGCCGCTTGACCGGGATCGGAGAGATAGGCTAAATTTCGCTTGTGATCAATACGCATATCATTTAGACCTGATTTGGTTTTATCAAGGTCGTCGAAACGATAAATATGTTCAATTTGATTTGTATTTGTATTGATTTTTAATAATTTAAACTGGCCTTGATTTGATTTTTCATCTTTGCCAAAAATTGATCCAGCAGCAGATGGTTTAGAATCCAATACCCAGAGATTGTCCTCGGTATCGACAAATATATCCTGAACATTTACAAAGTGGGAATTCTCTTTTCCTTCTAAATTCCATTCTTCATTTGGATAAGGAACAGGTTTTCCATTGATGATTTCAGTAAGTGCATACTGATAATTTTTAGTTTGTTTTGGGAAGGAGACAAATAATCGATTGTTGGAGGTAGCGCTCACACCGATCGGACGGTACGGGCCTAAAGCTGCTGCGATCTCCAATTTTGGGGCTGTAGTATCATTAACTTGTGCCAGCATAGTGAGAAAAAAGATGTGACAGAATAAAAAACTTAATATGAGCCGTGTTCGCATATTCTTGTTATAATTTAACCTTGCTATATTACTTTTGACTGGTCCCATTAAGCAATAAACGGCGGTTTTTTAGTTACGTAAAGAGACCGCGCTCTCATAGAGGAACCTTCTATTCTCAATTATTGTTTGTCCTTTTCTTCAAATAATACTTTTTTACACTGCTCAGCATATCGTGTGTCTCATGTCGATACGAATTCACTTGGATTTAATTTTCTGAGCGATTAGAAAAGTTGGGATTGGTCTCGGTGATTAAAAGGAGGTGATTTACAAGCAGATTTCTTGCAAGAGCTTTTCAACCTCCTGGGCATGAGTGACTGTCATAAAATGTCCCGCACCTTTAATGATAAAGTTGGGCTTTACATTTTTGATGGGGATAATATGATCTTTACTACCATGTATATGAATTAAATTGTCCTGAACCGAATTGTTTTTCCATTGCAGAATTTGATGTATTGCCCAGTTCATAAAGATGGGGTCTGTATCGTATAAAATCTGTTTTAGCAAGCGGGAATCTTCTTTGTTACGTATGCCAAAAAAGTAATCTGATAGAAAACAATGGAACTTTAGTAACGGACTAGGAACCAGTTTGTTGATTTTGAGTCTGCCTGCTAAGCGATACAGTTTGGTTAATTCATGCCGTCCTTTGGCTGAAGCAAGCAGAATAATTTGTTTTGTTTCGATAATCTTGGCAATTTCTATTGCAAGCATTCCTCCAAAGGAAAGCCCAACGAGGATGGGGTTCTTTGCAGTAATTTTAGTCGATATTCTTTTTGCATAAATAGACAGTGGTTCATTGGGGCTTGGTGTAATCCAATCTAGATAGGTTAGATCAAGCGAGCCAAAGTCTATTTTGCTGAATACACGTTGATCTACACCCAATCCGCTGATGACATATATTTTGGTTGCGGTGATTTTCATTTAATCAAGTGTCTGTATCCATTTGCGGAGACAAGGTACTGAATTATCGTTACAAAACAGGGCAAAAATTGATTCGAAAATCAAATTTTGCCCTGTTTATACTATTAAATAACGTAATTTTAATCCACCTAATCGCTCGAGCTTACTAAGATAAGCTCGCCAAACTCTTCGCTTCAAAAGTCGATAATTCGTTGTATTTTTCGGCTTGCACTTTCTTCACCCAATTCGGATCTTGCAAGATCGCCCTGCCAACAGCTACAAGATCAAAATCGCCACGTTCATAACGACGAATCAGTTCATCCAGTGAAGCGGGAGAGGACTTGAACTCGGAATTTGTAAATACATCGCCAAAATCTTTGTCAAGACCTACGGATCCAACCGTGATTGTGGGTTGTCCTGAAATTTTCTTGAGCCATCCCGCAAAATTTAAGTCGCTACCTTCAAATTCCGGCTCCCAATAACGACGTTGGCTTCCATGAAAAATGTCGACACCGGCATCTGTCAATGGTAGGATCCAATCTTCCATAGCCGCGGGGGTGGGAGCAAGCTTGGCCGTGTAGTCTTGCTGTTTCCATTGTGATAAACGTAGAATGATTACAAAATCAGGTCCGACCGCTTTTCGCATTGCTTTGACGACCTCAACCGCAAATTTAGAGCGCTCCCTGATTGTTTTTCCACCAAATTCGTCTGTTCTGTGGTTCATTCCATCCCAAAAAAATTGGTCGATCAGATAGCCGTGGGCGCCATGGATTTCAAAAGCATCAAAACCGAGGTCTTTTGCAGATTTTGCAGCGTCAGCGTAAGCTTGTATCGTGGCCTCTATATCCGCTAATGTCATCGTATCCGGACTTTCAAACGCAGCAGGCGGAGTCCATTGCATCGGGGTATAACCGACATGCCATAGTTGAGGGGCTATTTTTCCACCTTTTTCATGCACAGCATCCACGATATTTTTCCAGCCGGCCAGTGCTTGGTCACCGTAAAAGTTTGGAATATCCTTTAAATTCTTTGATGAAGGTCTTTCGATAACGGTACCTTCCGTCAAAATTAAACCGACATCTCCCGCGGCACGACGCTCGTAATATCCCGCTACAGCGCTGTCGGGAATTCCATCCGTCGAAAATGCTCTCGTCATTGGTGCCATTACAAAGCGGTTTTTGAGTGTTAAATTTTTGTACTCAAATGGATTAAAAAGTGTTTGTATGCTCATTTTTCTCGTTTTAAATCGTAAATCTTTACAAATATATTTTAAATAGTATATATTTGTAACTATTATTAGTATAAACTAGTTACCTTCGCGTAACTATTTTGAATATATTCAAATGAAAAGGACTGAATTTAAAAGTTGTTCCTGCGCCATGCAGCGTTCCATGGCAATTTTAGGTACTCGGTGGAAGCCTGTCATCATCTATACTTTGCGCGATCGAAAAGCCCGATTTGGTCAATTGGATGCGCTCATCGAACATATTTCTCGGAAGGTCTTGACCAGTTCATTAAAAGAATTGGAAGAGGATGGTGTTATTTTGAGAGAAGAGTACAAGGAGCTCCCACCACGCGTAGAGTACTCTTTGACAGAAAAGGGCAAGGCTTTAATACCTATTATGTGCCAATTGGCCAAATGGAATGAAGCCTACTATGAAGAGCCTGTGTCACCAGAATTGATCGCGTAGAAATTTAGCATCTCAATACATCGGTCTTGCTTCGCTTTTAGGCTATCGCTGCCGAATGGAATAGTATCGTGTCAACCGGTTTGGCCGGTACGTTTTCTATCGCTTGCCAGCGCGGGATTGTTGATCACAATAAATGAAATTTTCATATTTATTTAAAATTTAAGTAATATTGAATTGTGAAAAACAAGGTAAACCAAGAATTTAGCAAGCAAGATTTTTTAAAATCTTTTCGAGAGGGCAGAAGGGATGGTTTACAGTTTCTGTACAAAACGTTCTATAGTCCAATGTGCTATTTTTTAGAAAAGATGAACCTTGATAAAGGAACCATCGAAGAAATCGTACAGGATGTATTCTTAAAGCTTTGGGAACGACGGGTTGATTTTGATCATGTTGAATCAATCCGAGGTTTTCTCTACACAAGTTGTAGAAATGCTGCTTTAAACAGGATCCAACAAGAGAATAGGATTCAACAAAAGACCAGTTTTTATATAGCACAAGTTGACCTGGTCGATTTACCGATCAGCCATCAAATGATCTATATGGAAACGCTTCGAACGATCCATGAAGCCATTGATACGCTACCTGAGCAGTGTAAGCAAGTGATGCGAAAGTTGATTGTTGAAGATTTAAGCCCACAGGAAGCAGCGATCTCCTTAGGACTAACCACTAGTACGATTTACAATCAAAAGAAAAGGGGAATTGAACTTTTGAGATTAAGACTCAAGCCCGACCAGTTTTTTTGCCTA
The Sphingobacterium multivorum genome window above contains:
- a CDS encoding DUF72 domain-containing protein encodes the protein MEKSYFTGTSGILLPYKNKGYYPEELQDKSRLAVYSLLFNSLEVNSSFYKIPREETVRRWSEETTDDFHFTFKLWKGITHQKELKFDPRDVARFLSVIDAIGQKKGCLLIQLPPSFKFASIGMLVELLDCIAQDKRSDEWKVCVEFRDSSWYREETSLLLKSYEMHLVVHDKDRQGMRLQYTDTKIIYMRFHGPNGDYKGSYSDSLLLEYSTYINEWIAAGKEVYTYFNNTIGAALPNLKTLASYITANKIFPF
- a CDS encoding GH92 family glycosyl hydrolase, giving the protein MKYINYAVCAGLLSLIGCASLKNSDETSYVGYVNPFIGTDFTGNTYPGAQSPFGMVQLSPDNGLPGWDRISGYFYPDSTISGFSHTHLSGTGAGDLYDISFMPVTLPYHEAPAPLGIHSKFSHKDEKAHAGYYQVKLTDYDINVELTATARCGIQRYTFPKAESAVFLDLKKAMNWDATTDSYIEVVDSVTIRGYRFSEGWARGQRVYFETRFSKPFTAVHIDSSAILSSADTTAKNAKRIGTAFKARFDFKTAAGEQLTLSTALSGVSMEGASKNLKAEAPKDDFDYYLKEAEHNWNHELGRIAIETKDKEEEVKFYTALYHSMLAPTIFSDVDGAYMGADRKVHQAEGWTNYSTFSLWDTYRASHPLFTYIDPSRVNDMIKSFIAFYEQHGRLPVWNIYGSETDMMIGNHAIPVIVDAYLKGIGDFDASIALEACVATANIDNYRGIGLYKKLGYVPYDVKDEYNAENWSLSRTLEYAYDDHCIAMMADKMGRKDIAGAFFARAQNYKNVYNPATSFMQPRDSHGKFINPFDAEEYSAHICESNAWQYFWSVQHDIPGLIKLVGGQERFGQKLDSMFTFHPSDTSKLPIFSTGMIGQYAHGNEPSHHALYLFNAVGQPWKTQQYAAEVMNKLYLNTPSGLSGNDDCGQMSAWYVFSSLGFYPVDPISGKYEIGTPLFEKAELKLSNGKKFTVKANHVSKANIYIQAITIDGKPLETSYITHEQIMSGATLVLEMGEKPGPIWYKNK
- a CDS encoding L-dopachrome tautomerase-related protein, translating into MLAQVNDTTAPKLEIAAALGPYRPIGVSATSNNRLFVSFPKQTKNYQYALTEIINGKPVPYPNEEWNLEGKENSHFVNVQDIFVDTEDNLWVLDSKPSAAGSIFGKDEKSNQGQFKLLKINTNTNQIEHIYRFDDLDKTKSGLNDMRIDHKRNLAYLSDPGQAAIIILDLKTGQTRKALTGSRFTLADPDVLLSYNGIEMRSENGKPFSSNVNGIALSHDFKYLYFKPINQTHLYCIATEFLADAGLTDQELEAKVEDKGEVGITHGLLADIDGNIYLTSSIDYSIKYLNPEGNVNTLVRDSRILWPDSMGISGDGYLYFSCAQLFKDPQWNKGADKVELPYYVFKVKLPKF
- a CDS encoding GNAT family N-acetyltransferase, which produces MSSSPISNTDFVVEEVNESSIALLAELVDLTFNIVQGGASVGFMEDLTVEQAKRFWTEVLNKVKQQKTILIIARDAFTHRIAGTVQLQIDLPSNQTHRADVAKMLVHTDFRRMGIAQNLLQHIENIAIDLNKTLLVLDTVTDSPAYIMYQKCGWTKVGDIPNYALFPNGTLCSTTYFYKNLILPTK
- a CDS encoding glutaminyl-peptide cyclotransferase gives rise to the protein MQKKSHLICFIIGAILGSCTGNKSNNTNTTLSSQPEHADKNPTFTFDNIKQRYTQGESLILKMNSKNTSKIDSVIYAINEKKIGQVIGNEPFNYSLKQEKFGKQIIKAVVFSDGKREENSVNIDLFASNPPLLLSYSIVNIYPHDAKAFTQGLEFYGDNLIESTGNGVGPSGNKGKSSIRIVNPKTGLPIKKNELDDSIFGEGATVLNGKLYQLTYKNNLAYLYDINSLSVIKTLPYFQPMEGWGLTSDGKNLFMSNGSDYIYTLHPNDFSKVDYIRAATNTAMVDQINEMEWVKGKIYANFFMEDVIGRIDPKTGTVEALVDLSKLREHVTQHVDLDVLNGIAYNKRSNTFFITGKNWDKMFEIKLTE